ACCCGTAAAAGATATTCTCTATTGCGAATCGGAAGGCAGCCACACCCGCGTGTTCCTCCATCCATCCCCCAAACCGGTCATGATCTGCATGGCGCTCAAAGACGTAGACGATACGCTCCGCGACAAGGGATTCTTCCGCGTGCATAACAGCTTCATCGTCAACCTCGCCCACATGTCCAAATACATCAAGGGCGACGGCGGCGACATCGTGATGGCCGACGGCCGGAGCGTGCCTGTGGCCCGCAACCGCAAACAGGAATTCCTGGAAAAAATAGAGAAGTTATAACCGCCTGATCTCGTTCACCGGCACCCAGCCGGTTTTGCCGTCGGTCAGCTGCACTTTACCGAACTGGCTTGTAGCGTCAAGTATTTTTACCTTCATGCCTTCCTTCAGTTCGAAGAGGTCTTTGGCGCCGTCGTCGGGCGCGGCTTTGGCTTTCACGGCGTCGTGCATTACGATGGCGTCGGTACTGTCGAACGATTGATTGTGCGTCCACGCGGCCATGGAGAAGTAGCCGAGCAGGATGATACCCACCACCATGAGCGCCCAGCGGAGGTATTTTTTCCCGGTACGGGGAAGAAGAAGAAAGCGATGATGAGTGCGGAAAATATCCAGCCCCAGGCGATGCTCCAGTTGGCCCACCCGGCGGGCGTGTGCAGTTGTTGCCATTGCAGCCACCAGCGTTCGAAGAAGAGCAGGGGAAGCGTTTCCACGTTGCTGCCTACTTTCTGGTTGGCGATGGCGAGGTTGCGCTCCGTGGCTTCGTCGCCGGGTTGCAGGCGGAGCGCTTTCTCGAAGCTGTATACCGCCATGCCGGTTTGGTTCGATTTGTAGTAAGCGTTGCCGGCGTTGAAGTAAAGATCCGCCACCTGGTACCCCGAGTCGATGAGT
Above is a genomic segment from Chitinophaga pollutisoli containing:
- a CDS encoding SH3 domain-containing protein, whose product is MVVGIILLGYFSMAAWTHNQSFDSTDAIVMHDAVKAKAAPDDGAKDLFELKEGMKVKILDATSQFGKVQLTDGKTGWVPVNEIRRL
- a CDS encoding tetratricopeptide repeat protein; the protein is MQPFISYCARLFVILILAGTAAKAQAPALFAEGNRLYEQQRFTDAAAKYQQLIDSGYQVADLYFNAGNAYYKSNQTGMAVYSFEKALRLQPGDEATERNLAIANQKVGSNVETLPLLFFERWWLQWQQLHTPAGWANWSIAWGWIFSALIIAFFFFPVPGKNTSAGRSWWWVSSCSATSPWPRGRTINRSTVPTPS